A genomic segment from Vicia villosa cultivar HV-30 ecotype Madison, WI unplaced genomic scaffold, Vvil1.0 ctg.000573F_1_1, whole genome shotgun sequence encodes:
- the LOC131629497 gene encoding uncharacterized protein LOC131629497 has translation MNGEMVIDTPANGLVTTSLVCLKCPLSMFNRDFVGDLIFLSLSGLDVILGTNWFESNYVHINCYNKSVRFSTPDEEKETEFLYARQLNELMKDESPVFALMASLSIENQVSIDELPVVREFPEVFPDEIPDVPLEREVEYAIDLIPGTRPVSMAPYRMPHLN, from the coding sequence ATGAATGGAGagatggttattgatactccagctAATGGGTTGGTGACTACTTCTCTTGTATGTTTGAAGTGTCCTCTATCGATGTTCAATAGAGACTTTGTCGGGGatctaatttttttatcattgagTGGTCTGGATGTGATCTTGGGTACGAACTGGTTCGAATCCAACTATGTTCATATTAATTGTTATAACAAGTCGGTGCGGTTTTCTACTCCCGATGAGGAGAAGGAAACTGAGTTCTTATATGCTAGACAGTTGAATGAGTTGATGAAAGATGAATCTCCAGTTTTTGCATTAATGGCCTCATTGTCCATTGAGAATCAGGTTTCTATTGATGAATTACCGGTAGTGCGTGagtttcctgaagttttcccagATGAAATTCCAGATGTGCCGCTAGAGAGAGAAGTAGAATATGCTATTGATCTTATTcctggtaccagacctgtttctatggcCCCGTATAGAATGCCGCATCTGAATTAG